In Candidatus Nitrosarchaeum limnium SFB1, the following proteins share a genomic window:
- a CDS encoding MCM family protein, with translation MSKVQTSTFTESALSDKVKDFLTRFKDKFGSYKYVEQIDEMMPKGAKFILVDYNDLVVEPEIEIIFSTDPDRILNAFSRAIKEALQTRFPDYAEKIKDEVRVRLVNYPLQRSLRQINAETIGNITSVSGMVVRASEVKPLAKELVFICPDEHQTKVIQLKGMDVKIPIVCDNPSCKHRDFELKPEASKFIDFQILRLQELPEDLPPGQLPHYIDVTIRQDLVDNARPGDRIILTGIVRVEQESIAGITRGHSGLYRLRIEGNNIEFLGGRGSKTSRKIEREEVSPEDEKMIKTLSQSPNVYQRLIDSFAPHIQGQSLIKEAILLLIVGSTQRLLGDGSKIRGDINVFLVGDPGTAKSEMLKFCARIAPRGLYTSGRGSTAAGLTAAVVRDKTGIMMLEAGAVVLGDQGLVCIDEFDKMKPEDRSALHEVMEQQSASIAKGGIVATLNARTSILAAANPMYGKYDPFKNITENVNLPIPLLTRFDLIFVVRDIPGREKDEKIARHIIELHTPQGTDKRSVIDVDILTKYLSYAKRSSPDLTKEAEEKILEYYLQMRNVESEEMITVTPRQLEGIIRLSTARARLLMKDKVEEEDAERAIFLIQSMLQDAGVDVNTGKVDLGVLQGRPRSEVSKMQLFMDVLKSMEGDNKIAVEERAFVKELEKTEKFTEEEARNYIRRMLREASIYESKPGHYNRV, from the coding sequence ATGAGCAAAGTTCAAACTAGTACATTTACTGAATCTGCATTATCTGATAAAGTGAAGGATTTTCTAACAAGATTCAAAGATAAATTTGGTAGTTACAAGTACGTTGAACAAATAGATGAGATGATGCCAAAGGGCGCAAAATTTATTCTAGTTGATTACAATGATCTTGTAGTAGAACCTGAAATAGAAATTATCTTTTCAACCGATCCTGACAGAATCCTTAATGCGTTTTCAAGGGCAATCAAAGAAGCACTTCAAACAAGATTCCCAGATTATGCAGAAAAAATTAAAGATGAGGTTCGTGTAAGACTAGTAAATTATCCACTACAAAGAAGTCTAAGACAGATTAATGCAGAAACTATAGGAAATATTACAAGTGTTTCCGGTATGGTAGTAAGAGCATCAGAAGTAAAACCACTTGCAAAAGAACTTGTGTTTATTTGTCCTGATGAACATCAAACAAAAGTAATTCAATTAAAGGGAATGGATGTAAAAATTCCTATAGTTTGTGATAATCCAAGTTGTAAACACAGAGACTTTGAATTAAAACCAGAAGCAAGTAAATTCATAGACTTTCAAATTCTTAGATTACAAGAACTTCCAGAAGATCTTCCTCCTGGACAGTTACCACATTACATTGATGTGACAATTAGACAAGATCTTGTAGATAACGCAAGACCAGGTGATAGAATTATCCTTACAGGTATAGTAAGAGTAGAGCAAGAATCTATTGCAGGCATAACTAGAGGTCACAGTGGATTATACCGATTAAGAATAGAAGGAAACAATATTGAGTTTTTGGGAGGTAGAGGATCAAAGACCTCACGTAAAATAGAAAGAGAAGAGGTCTCACCTGAAGATGAAAAAATGATAAAAACACTTTCTCAAAGTCCCAATGTTTATCAAAGATTGATTGATTCGTTTGCTCCTCATATTCAAGGACAGTCTCTAATCAAAGAAGCAATTTTGTTACTTATTGTAGGTTCAACTCAAAGATTACTTGGTGATGGAAGCAAAATTAGAGGTGACATTAACGTATTTCTTGTAGGTGATCCTGGTACTGCAAAAAGTGAGATGCTGAAATTTTGTGCAAGAATAGCACCAAGAGGATTATACACATCTGGTAGAGGTTCAACTGCTGCAGGTCTTACAGCAGCTGTAGTTCGTGATAAAACAGGAATTATGATGTTAGAGGCAGGTGCTGTAGTACTTGGGGATCAAGGATTAGTGTGTATTGATGAGTTTGATAAGATGAAACCCGAAGATAGAAGTGCTTTACACGAAGTTATGGAGCAACAATCTGCAAGTATTGCCAAAGGTGGTATTGTAGCTACCCTAAATGCAAGAACATCAATTTTGGCTGCAGCAAACCCGATGTATGGAAAATATGATCCATTCAAAAATATCACAGAAAATGTAAATCTACCAATCCCATTATTGACCAGATTTGACCTGATTTTTGTTGTACGTGATATTCCAGGTAGAGAAAAGGATGAAAAAATTGCAAGACACATAATTGAATTACACACCCCTCAAGGAACTGACAAACGTTCTGTAATTGACGTAGACATTCTTACAAAATATCTCTCATATGCCAAAAGATCTAGTCCTGATTTGACAAAAGAAGCAGAAGAAAAAATTCTTGAATATTATCTCCAAATGAGAAACGTAGAATCTGAAGAAATGATTACAGTAACTCCTAGACAACTAGAGGGTATCATTAGACTTTCAACAGCAAGAGCTAGATTACTGATGAAGGATAAAGTAGAAGAAGAGGACGCAGAACGAGCTATATTTCTAATCCAAAGCATGCTTCAAGATGCAGGTGTCGATGTAAATACCGGTAAAGTAGATCTTGGAGTTTTACAAGGAAGACCTAGAAGTGAAGTATCTAAGATGCAATTATTCATGGATGTCTTGAAGTCAATGGAAGGTGATAACAAAATTGCAGTTGAAGAAAGAGCATTTGTTAAAGAGCTAGAAAAAACAGAAAAATTCACTGAAGAAGAAGCACGAAATTATATCCGAAGAATGCTTCGCGAAGCATCTATTTATGAATCAAAACCCGGTCATTATAACCGAGTATGA
- a CDS encoding hypothetical protein (hypothetical protein Nmar_0241), producing MEIDRIEKLHSIGYGLKDTKVTINHDIKFSVAGLKVNGTQGEVLNLPQWIGKILYQNKLATMETPDMITELKQALSKEKMVGEYQMSTLDPHFYIKLKESMKNLNRDDFNHVESIMLELFRMRRGKLVKLADSTKLNSELYNKLTVEENIFFKTIHDNSKEFEKQIRGDLNEQSSN from the coding sequence ATGGAAATTGATAGGATAGAAAAACTACATTCTATAGGATATGGTCTAAAGGATACCAAAGTAACCATTAACCATGATATCAAATTTAGTGTTGCAGGTCTAAAAGTAAATGGCACCCAAGGAGAGGTTCTAAATTTACCTCAATGGATAGGTAAAATTCTATATCAGAATAAACTTGCAACTATGGAAACACCTGATATGATTACTGAGCTAAAACAGGCATTATCAAAAGAAAAAATGGTGGGCGAATATCAAATGTCTACACTTGATCCTCACTTTTACATCAAGCTAAAAGAATCTATGAAGAATCTAAACCGTGACGATTTTAATCATGTAGAAAGTATTATGCTAGAATTATTTAGAATGAGGAGAGGAAAACTTGTAAAGCTAGCAGATTCTACAAAACTAAATTCTGAATTATACAACAAACTAACTGTTGAAGAGAATATTTTCTTTAAAACTATTCATGATAATAGTAAAGAATTTGAAAAACAAATTAGAGGAGATTTAAATGAGCAAAGTTCAAACTAG
- a CDS encoding replication factor C — translation MLSTGMWVEKYRPTKLSEIVNQTEIIGSLEALIKDPTDMPHLMFSGSAGVGKTTTALCIARQILGEYAKDYTLELNASDERGIGMVREKVKKFSRFAGMAEVPFKIIILDEADEMTADAQTALRRIIEDTAKYCRFILIANNISKIIDPIQSRCATFKFTSIPQEDVINHLESISKKEKIKSDKKGLKAIYDYSEGDLRHAINLLQATASLGEVTEENVKASAGLTKTSDVDEVLKMALAGKVLEAREKMIELIKVYGMSESDFLKYINSAVFKTKHEKLSDILQVIAKYDFRILSGANSEIQLSALLAELSTLK, via the coding sequence ATGTTATCAACAGGCATGTGGGTTGAAAAATATCGCCCAACAAAGCTTTCAGAGATAGTAAATCAAACAGAGATCATAGGCAGTCTGGAAGCTTTAATCAAAGACCCTACAGATATGCCACACCTAATGTTTTCGGGTTCTGCTGGAGTTGGTAAAACGACTACTGCATTATGTATAGCCAGACAGATTCTTGGGGAATATGCCAAGGACTACACACTTGAGCTAAATGCTTCAGACGAAAGAGGAATAGGAATGGTCAGAGAAAAAGTAAAGAAATTTTCAAGATTTGCAGGAATGGCAGAGGTTCCATTTAAAATAATTATTTTAGATGAAGCAGATGAAATGACAGCGGATGCACAGACCGCATTAAGACGAATTATAGAAGATACTGCAAAATATTGTAGATTTATTCTAATTGCAAACAACATATCAAAAATCATAGACCCAATTCAAAGTAGATGTGCTACTTTCAAGTTTACCTCAATTCCTCAAGAAGATGTAATTAATCATCTTGAATCAATTTCTAAAAAAGAGAAGATAAAATCAGATAAAAAAGGACTCAAAGCAATTTATGATTATTCAGAAGGAGATCTCCGACATGCAATTAATTTACTACAAGCAACTGCAAGTCTTGGTGAAGTCACTGAAGAAAATGTAAAGGCATCAGCTGGTCTTACTAAAACTTCAGATGTTGATGAAGTTCTAAAAATGGCACTTGCTGGTAAAGTTCTTGAAGCAAGAGAGAAGATGATTGAATTAATCAAAGTTTACGGAATGTCAGAATCAGATTTCCTAAAATACATCAATTCAGCAGTTTTCAAAACAAAGCATGAAAAACTATCTGATATTTTACAAGTAATTGCAAAATATGATTTTAGAATTTTATCTGGGGCAAATTCAGAGATTCAGCTTTCAGCACTTTTGGCTGAGCTTAGTACTTTAAAATGA
- a CDS encoding Signal transduction histidine kinase, with protein MIFQWLGIFSVAIIVVMIWTMIIIPESEKLTDIDLMDMEYEGQDKIVDNIYGNMTEQFFTQDNLSQEVINRKGNELTIKSTVTSIRSDTREMIFHVENIYHVDALTQMHIDKKDKKFGFTPGVEKKDYSFFHPAVFYDAPLMYKKMDNVNGLDVYVFEVIIEGADASKSFPQFSGHTILTDNTSRLYVEPITGNIVKFEKEWNNYLVEDGKNISTIEIGKKYTTEFTELVLVHLTQEKIENIQFNRIIMPIFLIFIILGSGTIWILFGYLERIRKESVKNEKLALIGDMTAKLSHDLRNPLTIIKNGFELFELGLPEEKRKDNMKRIQNAVDRISYEIEAIMNFVRDNPLHKEQISLRRIIDITIENIEIPEGIKIEKEIPDITINVDREQILRVFSNIIINAIDAMKNGKITIIAKSKTKTIEIEFTDSGPGIPKDKIDKIFQPLFTTKSKGTGLGLSICKTLIEKHGGGISVKNNPTRFTVILPK; from the coding sequence ATGATTTTTCAATGGTTGGGAATATTTTCAGTAGCAATTATAGTCGTAATGATTTGGACAATGATAATCATTCCTGAAAGTGAAAAATTAACTGATATAGATTTGATGGACATGGAATATGAAGGACAAGATAAGATAGTAGATAACATCTATGGAAATATGACTGAACAATTTTTTACTCAAGATAATTTATCTCAAGAGGTGATTAATAGAAAAGGTAACGAACTTACAATAAAATCAACTGTGACAAGCATAAGATCAGATACACGTGAAATGATATTTCATGTAGAAAACATTTACCATGTTGACGCATTAACTCAAATGCACATAGATAAGAAAGATAAAAAATTTGGATTTACACCAGGTGTTGAAAAAAAAGATTATTCATTTTTTCATCCAGCTGTATTCTATGATGCTCCTCTAATGTATAAAAAAATGGATAATGTGAATGGATTAGATGTGTATGTTTTTGAAGTGATAATAGAAGGTGCAGATGCAAGCAAGTCTTTCCCACAGTTTTCAGGTCATACAATTCTGACAGATAACACTTCAAGACTTTATGTAGAGCCAATAACCGGGAACATTGTCAAATTTGAAAAAGAATGGAATAATTATTTGGTTGAAGATGGAAAAAATATAAGCACTATTGAAATTGGTAAAAAATATACAACTGAATTTACAGAACTGGTATTAGTACACCTTACACAAGAAAAAATTGAAAATATACAATTTAACAGGATCATAATGCCAATTTTTTTAATATTTATTATTTTAGGAAGTGGGACAATTTGGATTTTGTTTGGTTATTTAGAAAGAATAAGAAAAGAATCTGTAAAAAATGAGAAACTAGCATTAATTGGGGATATGACTGCAAAGTTATCTCATGATTTACGAAATCCATTAACGATAATAAAAAATGGTTTTGAATTATTTGAGTTAGGATTACCTGAAGAAAAAAGAAAAGACAATATGAAAAGAATTCAAAATGCAGTAGATAGAATTTCATATGAAATAGAAGCAATCATGAATTTTGTTAGAGATAATCCATTACATAAAGAACAGATCTCATTAAGAAGAATTATAGATATAACAATTGAAAATATAGAAATTCCAGAAGGTATTAAAATTGAAAAAGAAATACCAGACATTACGATAAATGTAGATAGAGAGCAAATTCTCAGAGTATTCTCAAACATAATAATAAATGCCATAGATGCAATGAAAAATGGAAAAATAACAATAATTGCCAAATCAAAAACAAAAACAATAGAAATTGAATTTACAGACTCTGGTCCTGGAATTCCAAAAGATAAGATAGATAAAATATTTCAACCGTTATTTACAACAAAGAGTAAGGGAACAGGTTTAGGACTTTCAATTTGTAAAACATTAATTGAGAAACATGGTGGAGGTATTTCGGTTAAAAATAATCCAACAAGATTTACAGTTATTCTTCCAAAGTAA
- a CDS encoding 4Fe-4S ferredoxin iron-sulfur binding domain-containing protein: MVELVIPEDFCVDQKPVGKTSHGNGENFHWIWGKGNPDGAAFHNDDVKAAYEARGEEQVPLGIHGTTVAVDWDSCIAAGSCMSVCPVQTFQWYRTEQDIPAKDVVGKVFEGTGKTEQDERLDYTDKSQPIREHDCTVCMACQEICPTGSIRIEPAMLEWHEKAAGTYVKMTGGGNPHAHD, from the coding sequence ATGGTAGAATTAGTAATACCCGAAGATTTCTGTGTTGACCAAAAACCAGTTGGAAAGACAAGCCATGGAAATGGAGAGAATTTTCATTGGATTTGGGGCAAAGGAAATCCAGATGGTGCAGCATTCCATAATGACGATGTAAAGGCAGCATATGAAGCCAGAGGAGAGGAACAAGTTCCTTTAGGTATTCATGGAACAACAGTAGCAGTTGATTGGGATTCTTGTATTGCAGCTGGTTCATGCATGAGTGTATGTCCAGTTCAAACATTCCAGTGGTACAGAACCGAACAAGACATTCCAGCTAAAGATGTAGTTGGAAAAGTTTTCGAAGGAACTGGAAAAACTGAACAAGATGAACGATTAGACTATACTGACAAATCACAACCAATCAGAGAACATGATTGTACAGTTTGTATGGCTTGTCAGGAAATCTGTCCTACAGGATCAATTAGAATTGAACCTGCAATGTTGGAATGGCACGAGAAAGCAGCTGGCACATATGTCAAAATGACTGGTGGCGGCAATCCACACGCACACGATTAA
- a CDS encoding 4Fe-4S ferredoxin iron-sulfur binding domain-containing protein translates to MPIAENFPEGLKPIGKISLEGTTYFHWVWGPGKTKNTDGSQAEVFADADVVAAYAARGEKQVPLGVSGTMVAVDWDSCVADGACIEACPVQVFQWYRTDKDIPNTEALNATFKGTGSSVKEERKDLTDKADPIREHDCIWCMACVSVCPPQAIKVDQSNLEAHEKAAGTFVKIEAGTPNPHAHD, encoded by the coding sequence ATGCCAATAGCAGAAAATTTCCCAGAAGGTTTGAAACCAATTGGAAAAATTAGTCTTGAAGGTACTACATACTTTCATTGGGTATGGGGTCCTGGCAAAACAAAAAATACTGATGGGTCACAAGCCGAAGTATTTGCAGATGCAGATGTTGTAGCAGCTTATGCAGCTCGTGGTGAAAAACAAGTTCCACTGGGTGTTAGTGGTACAATGGTAGCAGTAGACTGGGATTCATGTGTTGCAGATGGCGCATGCATTGAAGCATGTCCAGTTCAAGTGTTTCAATGGTATAGAACAGATAAAGATATTCCAAACACTGAAGCATTAAATGCAACTTTTAAAGGAACTGGAAGTTCTGTTAAAGAAGAACGAAAAGATCTCACTGATAAAGCAGATCCAATCAGAGAACATGATTGTATCTGGTGTATGGCATGTGTATCAGTTTGTCCTCCACAAGCTATCAAAGTTGATCAATCAAATTTGGAAGCCCATGAAAAAGCTGCAGGAACTTTTGTAAAGATTGAAGCAGGTACTCCAAATCCTCATGCACACGATTAA
- a CDS encoding translation initiation factor IF-6 translates to MDVIKFDVYRGPNIGIYINTNDSFVFVPMGFAQTKAEKLGDYLKAQVVYSAIANTRLLGALMVMNNNGILLPKTAYMDEYEFLKKETKMEIGVLDSKYTALGNIICANDKGAIVSPWLSKEDCKTIEQVLGVEVLQKRIAGFNQTGAVMVANNSGAAIHPETDEEDMKIFANVMSVNIEPTTINNGIPYVKSGMLVNNHSVVVGSMTSGPEIMMLTRAFLN, encoded by the coding sequence ATGGATGTTATCAAATTCGATGTATACAGAGGACCAAACATCGGAATTTACATTAACACAAATGATAGTTTTGTTTTTGTTCCAATGGGTTTTGCTCAAACCAAAGCTGAAAAACTTGGAGATTATCTAAAGGCTCAAGTTGTATACTCAGCTATTGCAAATACTCGTCTTTTAGGAGCATTGATGGTGATGAATAACAATGGAATTCTACTACCAAAAACTGCATACATGGATGAATATGAATTTCTTAAAAAAGAGACAAAGATGGAAATTGGTGTATTAGATTCAAAATACACTGCACTTGGAAATATTATTTGTGCAAATGACAAAGGTGCAATTGTTTCTCCATGGCTATCAAAAGAAGATTGTAAAACAATTGAGCAAGTATTAGGTGTAGAAGTATTACAAAAAAGAATTGCAGGGTTTAATCAAACTGGAGCTGTCATGGTTGCAAATAATTCTGGTGCTGCAATACACCCAGAGACCGATGAAGAAGATATGAAGATATTTGCAAATGTGATGAGTGTGAATATAGAACCGACAACTATCAATAATGGTATTCCATACGTCAAATCTGGAATGCTAGTAAACAATCATTCAGTAGTGGTCGGATCCATGACAAGTGGTCCTGAAATTATGATGTTAACTAGAGCTTTTCTAAATTAA
- a CDS encoding histidyl-tRNA synthetase: MKDFEEQESANIEHIREHFKKLSNLYGFSFVDPSPIELLSVLETKSGPAIKDEIYYFKDKGDREVALRFDFTVGLTRYATLQKSMRLPAKFSAFGGVFRYDEPQKGRYRYFHQWDVEIYGKPGLESEAEIIELTSRLFDSLLLKDIVIDINHRNLVESFINQTFDSKDSQLVGDMLRAIDKIQKKSKQEILNEFKDRYDVDKLETILEFSQIKGTISEVESKFDTSILQSWDELKQLFDSLENRGVVNTRINFGIVRGLDYYSGTVFEVFDKNSTLGALAGGGRYDSLTKAFGREDIGATGVAGGVERIILTMQEQGIVSDSKQIRVSVLYINEEMQKVAMSITSLLRLNNIPTNIDLSGKNLKKQMEQASDSKFCIIVAPKELEQSKVVLRNMQDGTESQIEIEKLTEDPNQYLI; this comes from the coding sequence ATGAAAGACTTTGAAGAACAGGAATCTGCAAATATTGAACATATTAGAGAGCATTTTAAAAAATTATCAAATCTATACGGATTTTCCTTTGTAGATCCTTCTCCAATTGAGTTGTTATCTGTATTGGAAACAAAATCAGGACCGGCAATTAAAGATGAGATCTATTATTTCAAGGATAAGGGAGATAGAGAGGTTGCATTACGATTTGACTTTACTGTGGGATTGACAAGGTATGCAACTTTGCAAAAATCAATGAGACTACCAGCAAAATTCTCTGCTTTTGGTGGAGTCTTTAGATATGATGAACCACAAAAAGGCCGCTATCGCTATTTTCACCAATGGGATGTAGAAATTTATGGAAAACCTGGACTAGAATCAGAGGCTGAAATCATTGAATTAACTTCTAGACTGTTTGATTCTTTATTGCTCAAAGATATTGTAATTGATATCAATCATAGAAATCTAGTTGAATCATTTATCAATCAAACATTTGACTCCAAAGATTCTCAACTTGTAGGTGATATGCTAAGAGCAATTGATAAAATACAAAAAAAATCAAAACAAGAAATTCTAAATGAGTTCAAAGACAGATATGATGTAGATAAACTAGAAACAATTCTAGAATTCTCACAAATTAAGGGAACTATTTCAGAAGTAGAATCAAAATTTGATACATCAATATTACAATCATGGGATGAACTAAAACAATTATTTGATTCATTAGAAAACAGAGGAGTTGTAAATACACGGATTAATTTTGGTATTGTTAGAGGCTTAGATTATTACTCTGGTACGGTCTTTGAAGTATTTGATAAAAATTCTACACTAGGTGCATTAGCTGGTGGTGGAAGATATGATTCTTTAACAAAAGCATTTGGTAGAGAAGATATTGGTGCTACTGGTGTTGCAGGAGGTGTAGAGAGAATAATTCTTACAATGCAAGAACAGGGAATAGTATCTGATTCAAAACAAATCAGAGTTTCTGTTTTATACATTAATGAAGAAATGCAAAAAGTTGCAATGAGCATCACATCTTTACTAAGACTAAACAATATTCCAACAAACATTGATCTGTCTGGGAAGAATTTGAAAAAACAAATGGAACAGGCATCCGACTCAAAATTTTGTATTATAGTTGCTCCTAAGGAATTAGAGCAAAGCAAAGTAGTCTTACGAAACATGCAAGATGGAACTGAGTCCCAAATTGAGATTGAAAAACTAACTGAAGACCCTAATCAATACTTAATTTAG